The Zingiber officinale cultivar Zhangliang chromosome 10A, Zo_v1.1, whole genome shotgun sequence genome contains a region encoding:
- the LOC122028224 gene encoding trihelix transcription factor GT-3b-like, with the protein MMFGGGGGGGGSGDGESLSERMAMLAGIPIQITPASAAELVFAGGRGGSSLPQRGKEERVPQWGQQETRDLIAIRADLERDPSLAKRNRTLWEAVAARMRERGYRRTPDQCKCKWKNLVNRYKGKETADPETGRQCPFFDELSAVFMEREKNMQRLLLESESGSSQSKKKLKRPSSIRSSEESGSEDEDDNHSDDERMPKSRKKKADPQQQQQQRRGKAVTGSVQELLQEFLQQQQQMEAQWYEMMERRAQERRVFELEWRQSMEKLERERLMLEQAWREREEQRRMREETRAEKRDALLTTLLNKFIQEDL; encoded by the exons ATGATGttcggaggcggcggcggcggtggcggtAGCGGGGACGGGGAGTCGCTCAGCGAGCGGATGGCGATGCTGGCTGGAATCCCGATCCAGATAACCCCTGCGTCGGCGGCGGAGCTGGTGTTCGCGGGCGGCAGAGGGGGGTCGTCGTTGCCGCAGAGGGGGAAGGAGGAGCGGGTGCCGCAATGGGGACAGCAGGAGACGAGGGATCTCATCGCGATCAGAGCCGACCTGGAGCGCGACCCCTCGTTGGCGAAGCGGAACAGGACGCTGTGGGAGGCGGTGGCGGCCCGGATGAGGGAGCGCGGCTATCGCCGGACGCCGGACCAGTGCAAGTGCAAGTGGAAGAACCTCGTCAATCGGTACAAG GGCAAAGAGACAGCTGATCCTGAGACTGGAAGGCAATGCCCTTTCTTCGACGAGCTGAGCGCTGTGTTCATGGAACGTGAAAAAAACATGCAGCGCCTTCTCCTGGAATCGGAATCAGGTTCTTCCCAATCGAAGAAGAAGCTCAAGCGGCCCAGCAGCATCCGATCTTCCGAAGAATCCGGTTCCGAAGACGAGGACGACAACCACAGCGACGACGAGCGGATGCCCAAGAGCAGGAAGAAGAAGGCCGATCCccaacagcagcagcagcagcggcGAGGGAAAGCTGTGACCGGCAGCGTCCAGGAGCTGCTTCAGGAGTTCTTGCAGCAGCAGCAACAGATGGAGGCGCAGTGGTACGAGATGATGGAGCGGAGAGCGCAGGAGCGGCGGGTGTTCGAGCTCGAGTGGCGGCAGTCGATGGAGAAGCTGGAGAGGGAAAGGCTGATGCTGGAGCAGGCGtggagggagagggaggagcaGAGGAGGATGAGGGAGGAGACCCGGGCAGAGAAGAGGGATGCGCTGCTGACTACTCTGCTGAACAAGTTCATTCAAGAAGATCTCTAG